In the genome of Hevea brasiliensis isolate MT/VB/25A 57/8 chromosome 14, ASM3005281v1, whole genome shotgun sequence, the window GAAACCACAACCTTCTAATATTCTCTCAACATGATCTAGAGGCTCCCCTTTAAAAAAACATGCAATATCAAGAAATGAGCTCTTTTCATCATGCTCTAGTCCGTCATAACTTGTTTTCAAAACTGCTTGAATGTTCATATCAggaatttctttcaatttttccaaTTCACTTTCCCATTCTTCAATCTCCTTGTCACATAAATTAGAGCCTAAAATTCTAAGAGCCAATGGATTGCCTTGAGcatatgttatcaacctcttcgATAAATTAACAAATTGATTCTTGGGATGATTTTGTTTGAAGGCATACAAGCTAAAGAGACAAAGAGCTTCATCATCAATTAATTTTTCAACCTCGTATATATAATCCTCATCGCAAACACTTTTAAGCAGATGCCTATCTCTGCTAGTTACAATGATTCTACTTCCATTATGATACAAATCACAATCTCCTGCTAAAAGATTTAAAAGGTTTGGATCATCCACATCATCAAAAACAATGACAACCTTTTTACTACGAAGTCTTCTCTTAATGAAAGCAGGCAACTGAGGTGTGTTTATACGTAAATTTTTTTCTCCTAACAATTGCTCAATGATTTTATCTCGTAAAGCAATTGCTGTTCGTTTTCTCATCTGCTCTTTGACATTATCAACAAAACAGTAACTATCAAATTTAGTCATAATTCGACTATATACTTCATTGGCAATAGTTGTCTTGCCAATACCTCCCATACCCCAAATTCCTATGACTCTTTTATTATTTGTTGATTCAATACTTAATAAGGATTCCACTTTCATTACAGGTGACTCAATTCCAACTAAGTTGTCAATGTAAAAATCACTTGAAGAGAAGTGACTTAATTTCTCGCAAACATCATTGACTATTTCCTCAACTAGTTTGGATTCAGACCTGATACATAAGAAGAACAAACGCTAGTAAGTTAATGGTAGACTCACTTTTGAGTAATAGACAATTAATATgcttttttaaaaattgatagcaatatatatatatataacaaaaataagaatattaaaaaaaactaAGTGAATTACTTGAAATTCCGTGAATCCCATTCTGTTATAATGCTTATTTCCATCAAAGCATGGCGCCATTGTTCCACCCTGTCTAAACAACCTTTGAGTTCTTCTACATGCTTAGCAATAGTAAATGccttcccaaaattcccagtcagctCTTGAACATCGGTCGGATCTACATGGTAAAAAACTGGTAAGACTATTTGTCCTAATGTTTTTCTGCATTCAAGTATCTTCACAAGCTCATTCAAGCACCATGAGGAATCGGCATAATTATCAGAGAAAATCACCACTGAGACATATGATtcttcaattgctgccaagagagCTGGTGAGATCTCTTCTCCTTTACAAAGGTTTTCATCCAAGAAGGTATTGATTTTTTTTTGCTGGAAAGCATTAAAGAGATGAGAGACAAAACCATCTTGAATATCTTTGCCTCTATAGCTAATAAAAACATCGTAGCTGGGACGGGTTGAAGAAGTAGAAGCCATGATAAGTGATAAAAGAAGGGTCTTGCAACTGGGTTTGAAGATGGTAATGTGACACAACAGTCCTTCAAATTTAGAACATATGTAACCTGAAACCAAACCATCAGAGTTTCCTCGAAACAATTGACTAACTACAAGTACTTTCAATAAACAAAATTCTTTCTCAAatgacaaataaataaataaataaataaaatggcaTCAACAAAATCAATTTATATATTAAGATACTAGGACAAAGTAATAAGGCATGCTAGTATAGAGTATTGGTTCTTTTAGCTAGAATTTCCTCATATGCACATAATTTATGTAACCTCTGAAAATTTCTAAGTAAATATAACATAGATAAAGTCATTCTAATAAATCAAACAATCAACTCAAACGTTAAGCATATAAAAGACATGAAAATAAATAAACGAGCATACCAGTAAGTCGcatcatttaaataataatataatattaccaAAGAACAATAACTCAAAACTCAATTGTGTTTCCAACTGCAGAAAAATTTACCTATCTTTGACCGCACCCAAAGGCTACTTATGTACCTCCTAAGAAGGATGATCAGGCCCACGTAGCTCTTAGTACATATGACAAACTTAGTGTTATAACTTCACTTGATTGAATTATCCATATAACATCCGTATAACATCTAAAAGTCTTTAAAGTTCTACTAAAATTTTGATATCTCACTTAAACTAGGATTGTTTCATTTCCCCCTATCAAAATTTCTTTTACATACAATCTTAAGCAAGCACTATAATCACAAGCTTTAAGGCTTAAGTCCAATAGTTCACATATTATAGTCCATCATTTAAGACAAGAAAAATAAATGTCTCCAGTGAGAAATACAACATTAAATCTAGAAcactatataaaaaatatatatataaataaataaaaggaagtGTAGAACGAAAATAGCATACTCCTATTAGCATATTTCAAAGATTTTCTATATGATGCGCTTGATTATTACTCATATCAAAAGTAAATTAAATATGCACATTTTTCCATTAGGTACAAAAGGCCTTGTGTGTGTAGCTTGTCACTTGAGATGGTCCACTCATTGTCCTATGGCTAAAatctgaaaagaaaagaaaaatataaatttagtttcttagcttcttcgtctatcttttctctctttctctttttttttagaaGATATATATCTCACTTATGAGAATGTGAACGCAAGAGAAGCAATTTACTAGAATTAATCAAGTCCATTACCACCATAGCAGGGCCAGGAAAGATACATGTAGGAATAACAAATTACAAAGACAAGATTTCATATTTCACTACATGAGCTCATATAGAACATTTACTGTAGTTTCATTGTATAACTACTGATTAATTATTATCACCAAGGTCAATCATGAAAACTAGACCTGGATTACTTTAAACTTTGCCAAAATGGATTAAAAGAAAGACTGAAATGTGCTTCTATAGAGTATAACCTGGTTTGAAATGTCTTATTCTTGCTCAAAATTCAAGATATTTAGGTCATAGAAATGAGCTGCAATAGGCTAGTTCAATTCTTTATAACTTTATGCATGCATTTGAATAACTTTGTATTAGCCTAAGCCTCATTCACATTCATCAATATATGTCATGAACAGAAACGAAGAAAACAGATCATTTCAGGGGATATCTTGATCATGTAGGGTTTAGGGTTTCTAGATTCTTTAAGTTACTGATTTAACTTAAAAGAGCACACCCATAGTCTACTAAAGTAGCATTATTTATGATAGATCAGAAAAAGACCATGCAAAACCAATGGAAAGAaggtattttaataaaatataaacattGTTAAAATTAACAACCAGCTGCAACATTAATAAGAAAGTTTAATAGCCACTACACCTCAAAGAGCAAATGTTTGTCTTGTATTTAAGCATGAGAAAAATTGCAATTATAATACAAATAAACTCAaacaaaaccagccaaaaacacAGCAGAAATATGGCATACTCCATAATCGATGGCATTGAAGTTTTGATactttcataatttcaataaacTAGTCctcccaataatttttttttttctatcatttAGTCTTTTTGTTCTACAGTGCTTGTTGCTAGCAAAACCTGAACAACATTAAGCAGAACAAGACTTTTTGAACaattatttacagagatattttCCAAAGCTCTACCACAG includes:
- the LOC131172664 gene encoding disease resistance protein RPV1-like isoform X1, which produces MASTSSTRPSYDVFISYRGKDIQDGFVSHLFNAFQQKKINTFLDENLCKGEEISPALLAAIEESYVSVVIFSDNYADSSWCLNELVKILECRKTLGQIVLPVFYHVDPTDVQELTGNFGKAFTIAKHVEELKGCLDRVEQWRHALMEISIITEWDSRNFKSESKLVEEIVNDVCEKLSHFSSSDFYIDNLVGIESPVMKVESLLSIESTNNKRVIGIWGMGGIGKTTIANEVYSRIMTKFDSYCFVDNVKEQMRKRTAIALRDKIIEQLLGEKNLRINTPQLPAFIKRRLRSKKVVIVFDDVDDPNLLNLLAGDCDLYHNGSRIIVTSRDRHLLKSVCDEDYIYEVEKLIDDEALCLFSLYAFKQNHPKNQFVNLSKRLITYAQGNPLALRILGSNLCDKEIEEWESELEKLKEIPDMNIQAVLKTSYDGLEHDEKSSFLDIACFFKGEPLDHVERILEGCGFFPGIAISRLIDKSLINVSDGKVGMHDLLQQMGKEIVYEESKQPRGRSRLWNYKDICHVLTTETGTENVEGILLDMPANEYLKLRSTAFKKMYNLRFLKLSNDPFSREGQVLLPRNDLEILPEQLRYLHWGKYPLKSLPLNFCAKYLVELHMPGSKLIQLWNRDKARVIV
- the LOC131172664 gene encoding disease resistance-like protein DSC1 isoform X2 — its product is MPIPHDPTDVQELTGNFGKAFTIAKHVEELKGCLDRVEQWRHALMEISIITEWDSRNFKSESKLVEEIVNDVCEKLSHFSSSDFYIDNLVGIESPVMKVESLLSIESTNNKRVIGIWGMGGIGKTTIANEVYSRIMTKFDSYCFVDNVKEQMRKRTAIALRDKIIEQLLGEKNLRINTPQLPAFIKRRLRSKKVVIVFDDVDDPNLLNLLAGDCDLYHNGSRIIVTSRDRHLLKSVCDEDYIYEVEKLIDDEALCLFSLYAFKQNHPKNQFVNLSKRLITYAQGNPLALRILGSNLCDKEIEEWESELEKLKEIPDMNIQAVLKTSYDGLEHDEKSSFLDIACFFKGEPLDHVERILEGCGFFPGIAISRLIDKSLINVSDGKVGMHDLLQQMGKEIVYEESKQPRGRSRLWNYKDICHVLTTETGTENVEGILLDMPANEYLKLRSTAFKKMYNLRFLKLSNDPFSREGQVLLPRNDLEILPEQLRYLHWGKYPLKSLPLNFCAKYLVELHMPGSKLIQLWNRDKARVIV